From one Streptomyces chromofuscus genomic stretch:
- the groL gene encoding chaperonin GroEL (60 kDa chaperone family; promotes refolding of misfolded polypeptides especially under stressful conditions; forms two stacked rings of heptamers to form a barrel-shaped 14mer; ends can be capped by GroES; misfolded proteins enter the barrel where they are refolded when GroES binds), producing MAKILKFDEDARRALERGVNKLADTVKVTIGPKGRNVVIDKKFGAPTITNDGVTIAREVEVEDPYENLGAQLVKEVATKTNDIAGDGTTTATVLAQALVREGLKNVAAGASPAALKKGIDAAVAAVSEDLLASARPIDEKSDIAAVAALSAQDQQVGELIAEAMDKVGKDGVITVEESNTFGLELDFTEGMAFDKGYLSPYFVTDQERMEAVLDEPYILIHQGKISAIADLLPLLEKIIQANSSKPLLIIAEDVEGEALSTLVVNKIRGTFNATAVKAPGFGDRRKAMLQDMAVLTGATVISEEVGLKLDQVGLDVLGSARRVTVAKDDTTIVDGAGKSADVQGRVAQIKAEIENTDSDWDREKLQERLAKLAGGVCVIKVGAATEVELKEKKHRLEDAISATRAAVEEGIVSGGGSALVHAVKVLEGNLDKTGDEATGVSVVRKAAVEPLRWIAENAGLEGYVIVSKVAELEKGSGYNAATGEYGDLIKSGVIDPVKVTRSALENAASIASLLLTTETLVVEKKEEEPEAAAGHGHGHGHAH from the coding sequence ATGGCGAAGATCCTGAAGTTCGACGAGGACGCCCGTCGCGCCCTCGAGCGCGGCGTCAACAAGCTCGCCGACACGGTCAAGGTGACGATCGGCCCCAAGGGCCGCAACGTCGTCATCGACAAGAAGTTCGGCGCCCCCACCATCACCAACGACGGCGTCACCATCGCCCGCGAGGTCGAGGTCGAGGACCCGTACGAGAACCTCGGCGCCCAGCTGGTCAAGGAGGTGGCGACCAAGACCAACGACATCGCGGGTGACGGTACGACCACCGCGACCGTGCTGGCCCAGGCGCTGGTCCGCGAGGGCCTGAAGAACGTCGCCGCCGGCGCTTCCCCGGCCGCCCTGAAGAAGGGCATCGACGCCGCCGTCGCCGCGGTCTCCGAGGACCTGCTCGCCTCGGCCCGGCCGATCGACGAGAAGTCCGACATCGCCGCCGTCGCCGCGCTGTCCGCCCAGGACCAGCAGGTCGGCGAGCTCATCGCCGAGGCGATGGACAAGGTCGGCAAGGACGGTGTCATCACCGTCGAGGAGTCCAACACCTTCGGTCTGGAGCTGGACTTCACCGAGGGCATGGCCTTCGACAAGGGCTACCTGTCGCCGTACTTCGTGACGGACCAGGAGCGCATGGAGGCCGTCCTCGACGAGCCGTACATCCTCATCCACCAGGGCAAGATCTCCGCCATCGCGGACCTCCTGCCGCTGCTGGAGAAGATCATCCAGGCCAACTCCTCCAAGCCGCTGCTGATCATCGCCGAGGACGTCGAGGGCGAGGCCCTCTCCACCCTCGTCGTGAACAAGATCCGCGGCACCTTCAACGCCACCGCGGTGAAGGCCCCCGGCTTCGGCGACCGCCGCAAGGCGATGCTCCAGGACATGGCGGTCCTCACCGGCGCCACGGTCATCTCCGAGGAGGTCGGCCTCAAGCTCGACCAGGTCGGTCTGGACGTGCTCGGCTCCGCCCGCCGCGTCACCGTCGCCAAGGACGACACCACCATCGTCGACGGTGCCGGCAAGTCCGCGGACGTGCAGGGCCGCGTGGCGCAGATCAAGGCCGAGATCGAGAACACCGACTCCGACTGGGACCGCGAGAAGCTCCAGGAGCGCCTCGCGAAGCTGGCCGGCGGCGTGTGCGTGATCAAGGTCGGCGCCGCCACCGAGGTGGAGCTGAAGGAGAAGAAGCACCGTCTGGAGGACGCCATCTCCGCGACCCGCGCCGCGGTCGAGGAGGGCATCGTCTCCGGTGGGGGCTCCGCGCTCGTCCACGCCGTCAAGGTCCTCGAGGGCAACCTCGACAAGACCGGCGACGAGGCCACCGGTGTCTCCGTGGTCCGCAAGGCCGCCGTCGAGCCGCTGCGCTGGATCGCCGAGAACGCCGGCCTCGAGGGCTACGTCATCGTCTCCAAGGTCGCCGAGCTGGAGAAGGGCAGCGGCTACAACGCCGCCACCGGTGAGTACGGCGACCTGATCAAGTCCGGCGTCATCGACCCGGTCAAGGTCACCCGCTCCGCCCTGGAGAACGCCGCCTCCATCGCCTCCCTGCTGCTGACGACCGAGACCCTGGTCGTCGAGAAGAAGGAAGAGGAGCCGGAGGCCGCCGCCGGTCACGGCCACGGTCACGGCCACGCGCATTGA
- a CDS encoding ester cyclase — protein MTFVQVIDCKTSRFQELDRLMDAWVQQTKGKRTATHSVIAKDRADASHFIEIVEFPSYEEAMRNSTLPETDRIFQEMVALCDETPTFTDLDVVRDQQMFSATVRRFFELIGTPGELPPLDEVMQEHYHDHNPANVDDAIGMDHIRRDMRVWRDGFDFEFSIEDLIAAGDRVCARWFWRGTHKGEFLGIAPTGKEVTMSGTTVFRCGGDGKLVEGWWEYDRMGLMEQLGVFEELER, from the coding sequence ATGACATTCGTGCAGGTCATCGACTGCAAGACCAGCCGGTTCCAGGAGCTGGATCGGCTGATGGACGCATGGGTCCAGCAGACCAAGGGGAAGCGGACGGCGACGCACAGTGTGATCGCGAAGGACCGCGCCGACGCGTCGCACTTCATCGAGATCGTGGAGTTCCCGTCGTACGAGGAGGCGATGCGCAACTCCACGCTTCCGGAGACCGATCGGATCTTCCAGGAGATGGTCGCGCTCTGCGACGAGACACCGACGTTCACGGACCTGGACGTGGTCCGGGACCAGCAGATGTTCAGCGCCACGGTGCGGCGGTTCTTCGAGCTGATCGGGACTCCCGGGGAGCTGCCGCCGCTCGACGAGGTGATGCAGGAGCACTACCACGACCACAACCCGGCGAACGTCGACGACGCGATCGGGATGGATCACATCCGGCGCGACATGCGGGTCTGGCGGGACGGCTTCGACTTCGAGTTCAGCATCGAGGACCTGATCGCCGCGGGCGACCGGGTGTGCGCGCGGTGGTTCTGGCGGGGCACGCACAAGGGCGAGTTCCTGGGAATCGCGCCCACGGGCAAGGAGGTCACCATGTCGGGGACGACCGTCTTCCGCTGCGGCGGGGACGGGAAGCTCGTCGAGGGATGGTGGGAGTACGACCGGATGGGGCTGATGGAACAGCTGGGCGTCTTCGAGGAGCTGGAGCGCTAG